The genomic DNA GTTTCCAATCACCTAAAAATTCTGCCATATTAAATTTTCTTTAGCTCCTTAATTAAAGTTTTGATTATATCTTGTTGGGCGACTTTGAAAATATTGCCGTTTTGCATATTTTTTAAGGGATATATTCCCGACTGTATTTCGTTGCCGCCTATTGTTATGCAAAATTTTGCGCCTTGTTTGTCGGCGTATTTTAATTGCGCTTTTAGGCTTCTGTCAATTTGGTCGTAATCTGCCGAAATGCCCGCCTTTCGCAAATCGCTTGCGAGTTTTATGGCGGCATTAATCGGGACTTCGTCGGTAAGCGCGATAAAGACATCCAATTTGTTGGGGTCTTGTATTACTACGCCCGAGTTTTCCAAGACCAATAAAAGCCTTTCCAGTCCCAACCCAAATCCCACCGCCGGGGTGGGTTTTCCGCCAAGGGATTCTATTAGATTATCATACCTGCCGCCGCCGCAAACCGTTTCTTGCGAGGACGTAGCCTCGTTCGGCAAAAACTCAAAAACCGTTTTGGTATAATAATCCAAGCCTCTTACCAAATAAGGATTGACCGTATATTCTATATTGTTGTCATCCAGAATGGATTTTAGGCTTTCAAAATGCTCCCGATCTTCCTCGCTTAAATAGTCTATTGTCTTGGGCGCGGCGGCCAAAACAGCCTTGCAAGAATTAAGCTTGCAATCCAAAACTCTCAAAGGATTTTTTTGGATGCGGTCTCGGCACAACGGGCAAAGGCCGTTGGCGTTTTTGTTTAGATAATCTTTTAGGATTTGGTTATATTTTTTTCGGGATTGGCCGCTTCCTATGCTGTTAATATCAAGCCTTAAACTATTAATGCCCACAGCTTCCAAAAAATCTTTGGCAAGCATTATTACTTCGGCGTCTGTATGGGCTTCGGCCGCGCCAAATATTTCAACGCCAAACTGATGGAACTGCCTAAGCCTGCCGGCCTGCGGCTTTTCGTATCTGAAAGCGGGCGTTATATAATACATCTTAACGGGCATAGCCGAATTTGACAACGACTCTATAAAAGCCCTTGCCACGCCCGCCGTTCCCTCGGGCTTTAGGGTAATAGACCTGCCGCCTTTGTCCAAAAATGTATA from Clostridiales bacterium includes the following:
- a CDS encoding histidine--tRNA ligase, translating into MMINIPKGTKDILPDASFKWQYLEDIARKITRLYNLKEIRTPIFEHTELFERSVGETTDIVNKEMYTFLDKGGRSITLKPEGTAGVARAFIESLSNSAMPVKMYYITPAFRYEKPQAGRLRQFHQFGVEIFGAAEAHTDAEVIMLAKDFLEAVGINSLRLDINSIGSGQSRKKYNQILKDYLNKNANGLCPLCRDRIQKNPLRVLDCKLNSCKAVLAAAPKTIDYLSEEDREHFESLKSILDDNNIEYTVNPYLVRGLDYYTKTVFEFLPNEATSSQETVCGGGRYDNLIESLGGKPTPAVGFGLGLERLLLVLENSGVVIQDPNKLDVFIALTDEVPINAAIKLASDLRKAGISADYDQIDRSLKAQLKYADKQGAKFCITIGGNEIQSGIYPLKNMQNGNIFKVAQQDIIKTLIKELKKI